The following coding sequences lie in one Streptomyces venezuelae genomic window:
- a CDS encoding DUF5703 family protein, whose amino-acid sequence MPEYEFVDVYVPRGVTRKEATRLLTDHAEYGHWELDRLSLRPDGSRRVRLKRRIIRQLRATW is encoded by the coding sequence ATGCCGGAATACGAATTTGTCGACGTGTATGTACCGCGCGGGGTCACCCGCAAGGAAGCCACGCGCCTGCTGACGGACCACGCGGAGTACGGACACTGGGAGCTGGACCGCTTGAGTCTGCGCCCCGACGGAAGTCGAAGAGTGCGCCTGAAACGGCGCATCATCCGCCAGTTGAGGGCCACCTGGTGA
- a CDS encoding chaplin: MRQVTRKGLITVAAATGVLAATGGYAHADSGAQGSSTNSPGVLSGNNVQLPVDAPVNVCGNTVNVVGVLNPAMGNSCVNGGHKGGGSHKPSGGAKAHGHAGDSPGVGSGNNVQLPINAPVNVCGNSVTIGGLGNPAMGNECTNESGSTVTPPGGEKPPTGPEEPGKPEHPGNPEEPGKPGKPGEPGKPGEPGNPGHPGHPGNPETPGGSQSPHDPVKPIQDRAMPNNPQAQVVTPPEGTSQLASTGSELPLGLALPIGAGAVLAGAVLYRRARASA; this comes from the coding sequence ATGCGACAGGTCACGCGCAAGGGCCTGATCACCGTGGCGGCCGCGACCGGCGTGCTCGCCGCGACCGGCGGCTACGCACACGCGGACTCGGGTGCCCAGGGAAGCAGTACGAACTCGCCCGGCGTGTTGTCGGGCAACAATGTCCAGCTTCCCGTCGACGCACCGGTCAACGTGTGCGGGAACACCGTGAACGTGGTCGGCGTCCTCAATCCGGCGATGGGCAACAGCTGCGTCAACGGCGGCCACAAGGGCGGCGGTTCGCACAAGCCGTCCGGCGGCGCCAAGGCGCACGGTCACGCCGGTGACTCGCCGGGCGTCGGCTCCGGCAACAACGTGCAGTTGCCGATCAACGCCCCGGTGAACGTGTGCGGCAACAGCGTCACCATCGGCGGCCTCGGAAACCCGGCCATGGGCAACGAGTGCACCAACGAATCCGGTTCCACGGTCACCCCTCCGGGCGGTGAGAAGCCCCCGACCGGGCCCGAGGAGCCGGGCAAGCCGGAACACCCCGGAAACCCGGAGGAACCCGGCAAGCCCGGCAAGCCGGGTGAGCCCGGCAAGCCCGGTGAACCCGGCAATCCCGGTCACCCCGGTCACCCCGGCAACCCGGAGACCCCCGGGGGCTCCCAGTCCCCGCACGACCCGGTCAAGCCCATCCAGGACCGCGCCATGCCGAACAACCCGCAGGCGCAGGTCGTCACCCCGCCCGAGGGGACGTCACAGCTCGCGTCGACCGGCAGCGAGCTGCCGCTCGGTCTCGCGCTGCCCATCGGCGCGGGCGCGGTGCTCGCGGGCGCCGTGCTCTACCGCAGGGCCCGGGCGTCCGCCTGA
- the chpH gene encoding chaplin ChpH → MIKKVVAAVAATGGLVLAGAGIATADAGAQGAAVGSPGVVSGNVVQVPVHIPVNACGNTVSVIGLLNPAFGNTCINK, encoded by the coding sequence ATGATCAAGAAGGTCGTCGCCGCTGTGGCTGCCACTGGTGGTCTCGTGCTCGCGGGTGCGGGCATCGCCACCGCCGACGCCGGCGCCCAGGGTGCCGCCGTGGGCTCTCCCGGTGTCGTCTCGGGCAACGTCGTCCAGGTGCCCGTGCACATCCCGGTGAACGCCTGCGGCAACACGGTCTCCGTGATCGGGCTGCTGAACCCCGCCTTCGGCAACACCTGCATCAACAAGTGA
- a CDS encoding M20/M25/M40 family metallo-hydrolase, producing the protein MSGSSTGKAVTGEDEVVDLCRELIQIDTSNYGDHSGPGERKAAEYVAEKLAEVGLEPKIFESHPGRASTVARIEGEDPSRPALLIHGHTDVVPANAADWTHHPFSGEIADGCVWGRGAVDMKDMDAMTLAVVRERMRTGRKPPRDIVLAFLADEEAGGTYGARHLVDHHPDLFEGCTEAISEVGGFSFTVNENLRLYLVETAQKGMHWMKLTVDGTAGHGSMIHKDNAITELSEAVGRLGRHKFPVRVTKTLRHFLDELGDALGTELDPENMDETLAKLGGIAKLIGASLQNTANPTQLGAGYKVNVIPGQATAHVDGRYLPGYEEEFLADLDRILGPRVKREDVHADKALETTFDGALVDAMQTALRAEDPIARAVPYMLSAGTDAKSFDDLGIRGFGFAPLKLPPELDFAGMFHGVDERVPVDGLKFGVRVLDRFIDAS; encoded by the coding sequence GTGAGCGGGTCCAGCACGGGCAAGGCCGTCACCGGTGAGGACGAGGTCGTCGACCTCTGTCGCGAACTGATCCAGATCGATACGAGCAACTACGGCGACCACTCGGGCCCGGGGGAGCGCAAGGCCGCCGAGTACGTCGCGGAGAAGCTCGCCGAGGTGGGCCTCGAACCGAAGATCTTCGAATCCCACCCGGGCCGGGCCTCCACGGTCGCCAGGATCGAGGGCGAGGACCCGTCGCGGCCCGCGCTCCTCATCCACGGCCACACCGACGTCGTCCCGGCCAACGCCGCGGACTGGACGCACCACCCCTTCTCCGGGGAGATCGCGGACGGCTGCGTGTGGGGCCGTGGCGCGGTCGACATGAAGGACATGGACGCGATGACCCTCGCGGTCGTCCGCGAGCGCATGCGCACCGGCCGCAAGCCCCCGCGCGACATCGTCCTGGCCTTCCTCGCGGACGAGGAGGCCGGCGGCACGTACGGCGCGCGGCACCTGGTCGACCACCACCCCGACCTCTTCGAGGGGTGCACGGAGGCGATCAGCGAGGTCGGCGGCTTCTCGTTCACCGTCAACGAGAACCTGCGCCTCTACCTCGTCGAGACCGCGCAGAAGGGCATGCACTGGATGAAGCTCACCGTGGACGGCACCGCCGGTCACGGATCGATGATCCACAAGGACAACGCGATCACCGAGCTCTCCGAGGCCGTCGGACGGCTCGGCCGCCACAAGTTCCCGGTGCGTGTCACCAAGACCCTCCGGCACTTCCTGGACGAGCTGGGCGACGCCCTCGGCACCGAGCTCGACCCGGAGAACATGGACGAGACGCTCGCCAAGCTCGGCGGCATCGCCAAGCTCATCGGCGCCTCCCTGCAGAACACCGCCAACCCCACGCAGCTCGGCGCGGGCTACAAGGTGAACGTGATTCCGGGCCAGGCCACCGCGCACGTCGACGGCCGCTACCTGCCGGGCTACGAGGAGGAGTTCCTGGCCGACCTCGACCGGATTCTCGGCCCGCGGGTCAAGCGCGAGGACGTTCATGCCGACAAGGCACTGGAGACCACCTTCGACGGTGCGCTCGTCGACGCCATGCAGACCGCCCTGCGCGCCGAGGACCCGATCGCCCGCGCCGTGCCGTACATGCTCTCGGCCGGCACGGACGCCAAGTCCTTCGACGACCTCGGCATCCGCGGCTTCGGCTTCGCGCCGCTGAAGCTGCCGCCGGAGCTGGACTTCGCCGGGATGTTCCACGGTGTCGACGAGCGGGTGCCGGTGGACGGCCTCAAGTTCGGCGTCCGGGTGCTCGACCGGTTCATCGACGCGTCCTGA
- a CDS encoding caspase domain-containing protein, with the protein MRLAGGSNSHAVLIGCGSYDDAELPHLPAVRNNLDDLRALLTSPRNVALPEERCTVLRDVREPQKVGAALSRAASGVEDMFLVYFAGHGALDEHGLLHLLLTGSDTRLLGWTSLRFDLIRQTMASAPARNRVLLLDCCFSGRAIEAMGDTASLYFGQLEIAGTFVLASAPANTPARAPLGERHTLFTGELITFLRDGSAAEPELLTLGAAYRHTARVLAAKGEPRPQRCGTGTSDQLALAANTAFRHLTPEDVPERLAGAVGMGEAGDLAGALEALNVLAQQCGRVLGARHELTLLTHRALAHAEGENGRATAAAARYAQLAEQLAVEHGPRHPDTLQARHEHARWAGIGGDAAAAADLFAELAVDASGALGPEDVRALSCRWQHAHWLGVSGHPERAAAAFAELAENYRSSLGERHGDTRAARRNHAYWRDTAGPA; encoded by the coding sequence GTGCGGTTGGCCGGCGGTTCGAACTCGCATGCAGTGCTCATCGGTTGCGGCAGCTACGACGACGCGGAACTGCCGCATCTCCCCGCGGTCCGCAACAACCTCGACGACCTGCGGGCGCTGCTCACCAGCCCCCGCAACGTCGCTCTCCCCGAGGAACGCTGCACGGTCCTGCGTGACGTACGGGAACCGCAGAAGGTCGGGGCGGCGCTCAGCCGGGCCGCGAGCGGCGTGGAGGACATGTTCCTCGTCTACTTCGCGGGCCACGGCGCACTGGACGAACACGGACTGCTGCACCTCCTGCTCACCGGGAGCGACACCCGGCTGCTCGGCTGGACGAGCCTGCGCTTCGACCTCATCCGCCAGACCATGGCGTCCGCCCCCGCCCGGAACCGCGTCCTGCTCCTCGACTGCTGCTTCTCGGGGCGGGCCATCGAAGCCATGGGCGACACCGCGTCGCTCTACTTCGGGCAGCTGGAGATCGCCGGTACGTTCGTCCTCGCCTCCGCCCCCGCGAACACCCCGGCCCGCGCACCCCTCGGCGAGCGCCACACGCTCTTCACGGGCGAGCTGATCACGTTCCTGCGCGACGGCTCCGCCGCGGAACCCGAGCTGCTCACCCTCGGCGCGGCCTACCGCCACACGGCCCGCGTCCTCGCCGCCAAGGGCGAGCCGAGGCCCCAGCGGTGCGGCACCGGGACGAGCGACCAACTGGCCCTGGCCGCGAACACCGCGTTCCGTCACCTGACCCCCGAGGACGTGCCCGAGCGACTCGCCGGCGCCGTCGGCATGGGGGAGGCCGGCGACCTGGCCGGAGCGCTGGAAGCCCTGAACGTCCTGGCGCAGCAGTGTGGCCGGGTGCTCGGCGCCCGCCACGAGCTCACCCTCCTCACCCACCGGGCCCTCGCGCACGCCGAGGGCGAGAACGGCCGGGCGACCGCAGCGGCCGCCCGGTACGCGCAGCTCGCCGAGCAACTGGCCGTCGAGCACGGCCCACGCCACCCGGACACTCTCCAGGCGCGCCACGAGCACGCCCGCTGGGCCGGCATCGGCGGGGACGCCGCGGCCGCCGCGGACCTCTTCGCCGAGCTCGCCGTGGACGCCTCCGGAGCGCTGGGCCCCGAAGACGTGCGCGCGCTCAGCTGCCGATGGCAGCACGCCCACTGGCTGGGCGTGAGCGGCCACCCGGAGCGCGCCGCGGCGGCCTTCGCCGAGCTCGCCGAGAATTACCGGTCCTCGCTGGGCGAGCGACACGGCGACACGCGCGCGGCCCGCCGCAACCACGCGTACTGGCGGGACACCGCGGGCCCGGCATAG
- a CDS encoding SIS domain-containing protein, translating into MADAALAVEPAAFASAVRLFDSVRTSGNCLYAIGNGGSAATAAHLACDLAMTSGPQAAGLRTNALTGNTPLLTALANDIGYDRVFSEQLARLLTPGDVVVAISVSGNSPNILEGLKTARARGVRTVGLLGGSGGSAAALVDVPLLVDSEVYGVVETVHLGLVHSLALALGTGRGRSQDILEASLDGTQG; encoded by the coding sequence GTGGCCGATGCCGCTCTCGCGGTGGAGCCCGCCGCGTTCGCGTCGGCGGTACGGCTGTTCGACTCGGTCAGGACCAGCGGCAACTGTCTCTACGCGATCGGCAACGGCGGGAGCGCGGCGACGGCGGCCCACTTGGCGTGCGATCTCGCCATGACGTCGGGCCCACAGGCGGCGGGGCTGCGGACGAACGCGCTCACCGGCAACACTCCGCTGCTCACCGCGCTGGCCAACGACATCGGCTACGACCGCGTGTTCTCCGAGCAGTTGGCCCGGCTGCTGACGCCGGGCGACGTCGTGGTGGCCATCAGCGTCAGCGGCAACTCCCCGAACATCCTGGAGGGCCTGAAGACGGCGCGGGCGCGCGGGGTGCGCACGGTCGGGCTGCTCGGCGGCTCGGGCGGCAGCGCGGCCGCGCTCGTCGACGTGCCGCTGCTGGTCGACAGCGAGGTGTACGGCGTGGTGGAGACCGTCCACCTGGGTCTCGTGCACTCCCTGGCGCTCGCCCTGGGCACGGGCAGGGGACGCTCCCAGGACATTCTCGAGGCCTCCCTCGACGGAACGCAGGGCTGA
- a CDS encoding trehalose-6-phosphate synthase codes for MDRRSARGARTADVVLVSDRGPVTFRATPSGPVAERRTGSVTALLDRSARALDGEVCWLAPSASEEDRTAVRDGRFAGLGLGYAFRPVPFRVADYRRYYEDAGVRGLWYALHDLWADLPRGLDEEGSGPLRDGAALRAYQQVNRGVAAAAATYCRPGTVVCFQDYQFATAPGFLRSLLPTQTVGLFVHAAFAGPTSLAALPGAARGLLLRGMLGADVLGFQCERWADSFLRFAGEAGHEVDAAAGVVRHAGGRTLVRRYPAPPDQEYLSGVFGTAEADRWSGTFRRLREGAEAGARLLVRVDRLDPAKNVLRGFEAFALLLAERPELRHGVRFVCCLTPSRPAVPEYAWYAARVREAVAAIQRDHPGVLTVYWDEDRVRAMAALREYDVLLVNSVHDGMNLVAQEGVLVNGRDGAVVLSARTGSAERLGAGAVVVDDPRDVRETATALGQALAMPPAERAARAGRMREPLLPTSPESWLRAQLADLTEVRDHSS; via the coding sequence GTGGACCGTCGGTCCGCGCGGGGGGCGCGTACGGCCGATGTGGTGCTGGTGTCCGACCGGGGGCCCGTGACGTTCCGGGCCACCCCGTCGGGCCCGGTCGCGGAACGTCGCACCGGCAGTGTGACGGCGCTGCTCGACCGGTCCGCGCGGGCGCTCGACGGCGAGGTGTGCTGGCTGGCTCCGTCGGCGAGCGAGGAGGACCGGACGGCGGTACGGGACGGCCGGTTCGCCGGGCTCGGGCTGGGATACGCGTTCCGGCCGGTGCCCTTCCGGGTGGCGGACTACCGGCGGTACTACGAGGACGCGGGCGTACGCGGCCTCTGGTACGCGCTCCACGACCTGTGGGCGGACCTTCCGCGCGGCCTGGACGAGGAGGGCTCGGGGCCGCTCCGCGACGGCGCGGCGCTGCGGGCGTATCAGCAGGTGAACCGCGGTGTGGCCGCGGCGGCGGCGACGTACTGCCGTCCCGGTACCGTCGTCTGCTTCCAGGACTACCAGTTCGCCACGGCGCCCGGGTTCCTGCGCTCCCTGCTGCCCACGCAGACCGTGGGGCTCTTCGTGCACGCCGCGTTCGCCGGGCCCACGTCGCTCGCCGCGCTGCCGGGCGCGGCGCGTGGGCTGCTGCTGCGCGGCATGCTCGGGGCGGACGTGCTGGGCTTCCAGTGCGAGCGGTGGGCGGACTCCTTCCTCCGCTTCGCCGGGGAGGCCGGTCACGAGGTCGACGCGGCGGCCGGTGTGGTCCGTCACGCGGGCGGCCGGACGCTGGTCCGCCGCTATCCGGCGCCGCCGGACCAGGAGTACCTGTCCGGTGTGTTCGGCACGGCGGAGGCGGACCGGTGGTCCGGGACCTTCCGGCGGCTGCGGGAGGGGGCGGAGGCCGGGGCGCGGCTGCTGGTGCGGGTCGACCGGCTCGATCCCGCGAAGAACGTCCTGCGGGGGTTCGAGGCGTTCGCGCTGCTCCTCGCCGAGCGCCCGGAGCTGCGGCACGGGGTCAGGTTCGTGTGCTGTCTGACGCCGTCCCGGCCCGCCGTTCCCGAGTACGCGTGGTACGCGGCGCGTGTGCGGGAGGCGGTCGCCGCGATCCAGCGGGACCATCCCGGGGTCCTGACCGTGTACTGGGACGAGGACCGGGTGCGGGCCATGGCGGCGCTGCGGGAGTACGACGTCCTGCTGGTCAACTCCGTGCACGACGGGATGAATCTGGTCGCCCAGGAAGGGGTCCTGGTGAACGGGCGGGACGGGGCGGTCGTCCTGTCGGCCCGGACCGGGAGCGCCGAGCGGCTCGGCGCGGGTGCCGTCGTGGTCGACGATCCGCGTGACGTCCGCGAGACCGCGACGGCGCTCGGACAGGCCCTCGCCATGCCGCCCGCCGAGCGTGCGGCACGGGCCGGTCGGATGCGCGAGCCGCTGCTGCCCACCTCGCCCGAGAGCTGGCTGCGCGCGCAGCTGGCCGATCTCACGGAGGTGAGGGATCACAGCTCCTAG
- a CDS encoding ATP-binding protein, with the protein MSAGEIHGTVAGAPSRDAPATGSQTSWEGLRRLVDDRTGRRRVRDAPDTEERRRPAVGSVEELSRAVTEDPEFGRRLIEGLLRIRPAEAAPADRPPLPVPHQLPLDRPGFVGREDEIAELDQLLGEGRGAGPDTAVISSVGGAPGVGKTALMVHWAHRSRDAFPDGQLYVNLRGYGPGIPLEPAEVLADFLHALDVASPKVPQELEPRAAMFRTLLHERKMLLLLDNARDTAQVLPLLPGSATCVVIVTSRNRLQGLVGTYGARSIRLDTLSERESVELLTGIVGGDRVLHEPGAVEELAAGCGHLPLALSIVGERVAAYPQWPIADLLEGLGTERHRLDTFAADGEDTGAEQREVRVAFSWSYRALGAGSARCFRMLGLHPTGEFSLLAAAAATGDSRARTNVYLRGLIDCHLLEQVAPDRFRFHDLIHDYAAERAYEEESEESREESIRRCLLWYLHTADAANRQLMPHRRAIDLDALPDRCEPLRFADGAQALTWCDTERTHLIALVRQAVQCEQDAIAWQLPVVLWSFFNVRKLMSDWIVTHELGLAGARRSGCHKGEAWTLNSLGNAYRGTLEFDKAVEVWEQALAIRRRIGDKYGEGTSLNNLAGALRRMDRIEDSIRCSKKALAIHRDIRDRWNEGIDLNSLGTAYRDLGRIEQAIAYWLDALVIQREIKDLFGQGTSLNHLGEAYRTAGRDDEAVATFDEALRIRRSFGDEPGAAATAVNLGATLAAMGRPKEAAVYYSLALKDLERLGDPRTEAVKEAIRALDDDIAPWTPDA; encoded by the coding sequence GTGTCGGCAGGGGAAATTCACGGAACGGTCGCGGGGGCGCCGTCGCGCGACGCGCCCGCGACCGGCTCGCAGACCAGCTGGGAGGGGCTCCGCAGGCTGGTGGACGACCGCACGGGCCGACGGCGGGTCCGGGACGCACCGGACACGGAGGAGCGTCGGCGTCCCGCGGTCGGGTCGGTCGAGGAGCTTTCGCGTGCCGTCACGGAGGACCCGGAGTTCGGCCGCCGGCTGATCGAGGGCCTGCTGCGGATCCGGCCGGCCGAGGCGGCGCCCGCGGACCGGCCGCCGCTCCCCGTCCCCCACCAGCTGCCGCTCGACCGCCCGGGGTTCGTCGGCCGCGAGGACGAGATCGCCGAACTGGACCAGCTGTTGGGGGAGGGCCGCGGGGCGGGCCCCGACACCGCCGTGATCTCCTCCGTCGGCGGCGCCCCCGGAGTGGGCAAGACCGCGCTGATGGTCCACTGGGCGCACCGCTCGCGCGACGCGTTCCCGGACGGCCAGCTCTACGTCAACCTCCGGGGCTACGGACCGGGCATCCCCCTCGAACCCGCCGAAGTCCTCGCCGACTTCCTGCACGCGCTGGACGTGGCCTCGCCCAAGGTGCCGCAGGAACTCGAACCGCGCGCGGCCATGTTCCGCACCCTGCTGCACGAACGGAAGATGCTGCTCCTCCTGGACAACGCCCGCGACACGGCGCAGGTGCTTCCGTTGCTGCCGGGCAGCGCCACCTGCGTGGTCATCGTGACCAGCCGCAACCGCCTCCAGGGCCTGGTGGGGACCTACGGCGCGCGCTCCATCCGCCTCGACACCCTGAGCGAGCGCGAGTCCGTCGAGCTGCTGACCGGGATCGTCGGCGGCGACCGCGTGCTGCACGAGCCCGGCGCGGTCGAGGAACTCGCGGCGGGCTGCGGCCATCTGCCGCTGGCCCTCAGCATCGTGGGCGAGCGCGTCGCCGCGTACCCGCAGTGGCCCATAGCCGACCTCCTGGAAGGCCTCGGCACCGAGCGCCACCGGCTCGACACCTTCGCCGCCGACGGCGAGGACACCGGCGCCGAACAGCGCGAGGTGCGGGTCGCCTTCTCCTGGTCGTACCGCGCGCTCGGCGCCGGGAGCGCCCGCTGCTTCCGGATGCTCGGCCTGCACCCCACAGGCGAGTTCAGCCTCCTGGCCGCGGCCGCCGCGACCGGCGACTCCCGGGCCCGCACGAACGTGTACCTGCGCGGCCTGATCGACTGCCACCTCCTCGAACAGGTGGCGCCCGACCGGTTCCGTTTCCACGACCTCATCCACGACTACGCCGCCGAGCGCGCGTACGAGGAGGAGTCCGAGGAGTCCCGCGAGGAGTCCATCAGGCGCTGCCTGCTCTGGTACCTGCACACCGCCGACGCGGCGAACCGGCAGCTGATGCCGCACCGGCGCGCCATCGACCTCGACGCGCTGCCCGACCGGTGCGAACCCCTCCGGTTCGCCGACGGTGCGCAGGCCCTGACGTGGTGCGACACCGAACGCACCCACCTGATCGCCCTCGTGCGCCAGGCCGTGCAGTGCGAGCAGGACGCCATCGCCTGGCAGCTGCCCGTGGTCCTGTGGAGCTTCTTCAACGTGCGCAAGCTGATGAGCGACTGGATCGTCACCCATGAACTGGGGCTGGCGGGCGCCCGCCGTTCCGGCTGCCACAAGGGCGAGGCGTGGACGCTGAACAGCCTCGGCAACGCCTACCGCGGCACGCTGGAGTTCGACAAGGCCGTCGAGGTCTGGGAACAGGCCCTGGCCATCCGCCGCCGCATCGGCGACAAGTACGGCGAAGGGACCTCCCTCAACAACCTGGCGGGCGCGCTGCGTCGGATGGACCGCATCGAGGACTCCATCCGCTGCTCCAAGAAGGCCCTCGCCATCCACCGGGACATCCGCGACCGCTGGAACGAGGGCATCGACCTCAACAGCCTCGGCACGGCCTACCGCGACCTCGGCCGCATCGAGCAGGCGATCGCCTACTGGCTCGACGCCCTCGTCATCCAGCGCGAGATCAAGGACCTCTTCGGCCAGGGCACCTCCCTCAACCACCTCGGCGAGGCCTACCGCACGGCCGGACGCGACGACGAGGCCGTGGCGACGTTCGACGAGGCGCTGCGGATCAGGCGCTCCTTCGGCGACGAACCCGGCGCCGCCGCGACCGCCGTCAACCTGGGCGCGACTCTGGCCGCCATGGGCCGCCCGAAGGAGGCCGCCGTCTACTACTCCCTGGCCCTCAAGGACCTCGAACGACTCGGCGACCCGCGCACCGAAGCGGTCAAGGAGGCGATCCGCGCCCTGGACGACGACATCGCGCCGTGGACCCCGGACGCCTAG
- a CDS encoding glucose-6-phosphate dehydrogenase, with protein sequence MANASSDALVLFGATGDLARRKLWPALYRLSLPFSERCTPLIVAVGLPGLGREGFEKFVTSAVHDMCGPSDGVTVHGLLARTCYIEGDTARRGTMEDVAHALRTTDRPVYFLGVPPPLATGTIATMGAVGLPPGSVLVEKPFGNDLHSARALNESLLKVFSADSVLRMDHYLGKEAVENLLTFRFCNPFLASAWDRNTISRVQITHCESRGVDSRGSLYEEIGAVRDVVQSHLLQLVGIVAMDAPADGTAEAFRERIAEALARVRPVDPRQLVRGQYAGYRAEAGVARDSAVETFAALRLDIDAERWRGVPFLLRSGKGMAATAIEVVVDFVPAEHRLWFTREDPGPARLRFRLGGHGGAVLTVNARRPGADPGPMPVELAFDLEAAGPSWEAYTHLLADAVHGRTGRFVSMRTVEESWRIVAPALDVRNAPLPYARGSWGPEESAQLPGGDGWCAPL encoded by the coding sequence GTGGCGAACGCATCGTCAGATGCCTTGGTTCTCTTCGGCGCGACCGGTGATCTGGCACGGCGAAAACTCTGGCCCGCCCTCTATCGTCTGTCACTCCCGTTTTCCGAACGGTGCACGCCTTTGATCGTCGCGGTCGGCCTGCCCGGCCTCGGCAGGGAGGGCTTCGAGAAGTTCGTGACGTCGGCCGTCCACGACATGTGCGGCCCCTCGGACGGCGTGACGGTCCACGGGCTGCTGGCCAGGACCTGCTACATCGAAGGGGACACGGCGCGGCGCGGCACCATGGAGGACGTGGCCCACGCGCTGCGCACCACGGACCGTCCCGTCTACTTCCTCGGCGTCCCGCCGCCGCTGGCGACCGGCACGATCGCGACGATGGGGGCCGTGGGCCTCCCGCCGGGCTCCGTGCTCGTCGAGAAACCCTTCGGCAACGATCTCCATTCGGCGCGGGCGCTCAACGAATCGCTGCTGAAAGTATTTTCGGCCGACTCCGTGCTGAGAATGGATCACTACCTCGGCAAGGAAGCGGTCGAAAACCTCCTGACTTTCCGTTTCTGCAATCCTTTCCTCGCCTCCGCGTGGGACAGGAACACCATTTCCCGCGTGCAGATCACGCATTGCGAGAGCAGGGGTGTCGACTCGCGCGGATCTCTGTACGAGGAGATCGGCGCGGTCCGTGACGTCGTCCAGAGCCATCTGCTGCAGCTCGTCGGGATAGTGGCGATGGACGCGCCCGCCGACGGCACCGCGGAGGCCTTTCGCGAGCGGATCGCCGAGGCCCTGGCCCGGGTGCGTCCGGTCGATCCGCGGCAGCTGGTGCGCGGGCAGTACGCGGGCTACCGGGCGGAGGCGGGTGTGGCCCGCGACTCGGCGGTGGAGACCTTCGCCGCGCTGCGCCTCGACATCGACGCGGAGCGCTGGCGGGGTGTGCCGTTCCTGCTGCGGTCCGGCAAGGGCATGGCGGCGACGGCGATCGAGGTGGTCGTGGACTTCGTGCCCGCCGAGCACCGGCTCTGGTTCACCCGGGAGGATCCGGGACCCGCGCGTCTGCGGTTCCGGCTGGGCGGTCACGGCGGGGCGGTGCTGACCGTCAACGCGCGCAGGCCCGGGGCGGATCCCGGGCCGATGCCGGTGGAGCTGGCCTTCGACCTGGAGGCGGCCGGGCCTTCGTGGGAGGCGTACACACACCTCCTGGCGGACGCGGTCCACGGCAGGACGGGCCGGTTCGTGTCGATGCGGACGGTGGAGGAGTCGTGGCGCATCGTGGCGCCCGCGCTGGACGTGCGGAACGCGCCGCTGCCCTACGCGCGCGGGTCGTGGGGTCCGGAGGAGTCGGCGCAGCTGCCGGGGGGCGACGGGTGGTGCGCGCCGCTGTAG
- a CDS encoding glucokinase, which produces MRTAVAAFDVGGTNSRLRGGWAGEPEYGEWKVRTADFPSLGDLVTASLGEAGLRPEAVVLAVAGRVPAHGNVQMTNLPHWPLFERDVFAAEHGIRLRVVNDMTATAHGMADLAPDEVRPLTHHDAASRADELLAVSVGSGVGSALLDGHGTVRTSESGHVTWQPVDDTEAGYLAFLRSGSAGLEGVVTVEESIGGLRGFDRMYDYVCSTAPPAPALHAAVTEARRTGAAVAPLITAAALAGDPRARDVVRLFAALFGQYLRGLVLVCMPAGGVVTLTSGVLQAPGVAEFLCAQTAFLDRFISPGACHHDLLAEVPVRLALDPLVGVRGAYRLATRDALGEGHGS; this is translated from the coding sequence GTGCGCACAGCGGTGGCCGCGTTCGACGTGGGTGGTACCAATTCCCGCCTGCGCGGCGGATGGGCCGGCGAACCGGAGTACGGCGAGTGGAAGGTGCGGACCGCCGACTTCCCCTCGCTGGGGGACCTCGTGACCGCCTCCCTCGGCGAGGCGGGCCTGCGCCCCGAGGCCGTGGTGCTCGCCGTCGCGGGCCGCGTCCCCGCGCACGGCAACGTACAGATGACGAACCTGCCGCACTGGCCGCTGTTCGAGAGGGACGTGTTCGCGGCCGAACACGGCATCCGGCTCCGCGTCGTCAACGACATGACGGCGACCGCCCACGGCATGGCGGACCTCGCACCGGACGAGGTGCGGCCCCTCACCCACCACGACGCCGCCTCGCGCGCCGACGAACTCCTCGCGGTCTCCGTGGGCAGCGGCGTCGGCAGCGCCCTGCTCGACGGCCACGGGACGGTGCGCACGTCCGAGTCGGGACACGTCACCTGGCAGCCGGTGGACGACACCGAAGCGGGGTACCTCGCCTTCCTCCGGTCCGGGAGCGCAGGGCTCGAAGGGGTCGTCACCGTCGAGGAATCCATCGGCGGACTCCGCGGCTTCGACCGGATGTACGACTACGTGTGCAGCACGGCGCCGCCCGCCCCCGCCCTGCACGCCGCGGTGACCGAGGCGCGCCGGACCGGCGCGGCCGTCGCGCCGCTGATCACCGCGGCGGCCCTGGCCGGCGACCCCCGCGCCCGCGACGTCGTCCGGCTGTTCGCCGCCCTCTTCGGCCAGTACCTGCGCGGCCTGGTCCTGGTGTGCATGCCCGCGGGCGGCGTCGTCACCCTGACGAGCGGGGTGCTGCAGGCGCCCGGCGTCGCGGAGTTCCTGTGCGCGCAGACGGCGTTCCTGGACCGCTTCATCAGCCCCGGAGCCTGCCACCACGACCTGCTCGCGGAGGTCCCGGTCCGCCTCGCCCTCGACCCGCTGGTGGGCGTGCGCGGCGCGTATCGCCTGGCGACGCGGGACGCGCTGGGGGAGGGGCACGGGTCCTGA